In one window of Armatimonadota bacterium DNA:
- a CDS encoding ABC transporter ATP-binding protein → MVDVVYEIGGRRVLDGVSLRVERGEIKAVIGLSGSGKTTMLRNIIGLVRPTSGAIYVQGVEVTKLSEPQLDEVRLRTGFVFQGAALFDSLNVLENVAFGPRQHRRMDEDELRKVVRSKLDLVGLHNIEEQMPSDLSGGMRKRVGIARALAMEPELMLFDEPTAGLDPITARAIQDLIARLRGELGMSCLVVSHDLEGLFHFVDRAALLYDGRIVAAGRPAELRSSEDELVRQFVTGSVQGPIHIV, encoded by the coding sequence ATGGTGGATGTGGTGTACGAGATCGGGGGCAGGCGCGTCCTCGACGGGGTCAGCCTGCGCGTGGAGCGCGGCGAGATCAAGGCGGTGATCGGGCTGTCGGGGTCCGGCAAGACGACGATGCTGCGCAACATCATCGGGCTGGTGCGGCCGACCTCGGGCGCGATATACGTTCAGGGCGTGGAGGTAACCAAGCTGTCCGAGCCGCAGCTCGACGAGGTGCGGCTGCGCACGGGTTTCGTGTTTCAAGGGGCGGCGCTGTTCGACTCGCTGAACGTGCTCGAGAACGTGGCGTTCGGCCCGCGGCAGCACCGGCGGATGGATGAGGATGAACTCCGCAAGGTCGTGCGCTCGAAGTTGGATCTGGTCGGCCTGCATAATATCGAGGAGCAGATGCCGTCGGACCTTTCCGGGGGCATGCGCAAGCGCGTCGGGATTGCACGGGCGCTCGCGATGGAGCCGGAGTTGATGCTGTTCGACGAGCCGACGGCGGGGCTCGACCCGATCACCGCGCGGGCGATCCAGGACTTAATCGCGCGGCTGCGGGGGGAACTGGGGATGAGCTGTCTCGTGGTCTCCCATGACCTCGAGGGCTTGTTCCACTTCGTGGACCGGGCGGCGCTGCTGTACGACGGCAGGATTGTGGCGGCGGGCCGGCCTGCCGAGCTGCGCTCGAGCGAAGACGAGTTGGTGCGACAGTTCGTGACCGGATCGGTGCAGGGGCCGATTCACATCGTGTAG
- a CDS encoding MCE family protein, producing MRSGAEVKVGLVVVTALVALGAIVYYFIGMYAQRVGYPLEVEFERAEVRTGDSVVMAGVPVGRVESVGLTENNRALVRLRIRPGVTVREGYGVHIVPGAILGEKFLEIRPGPPERAGAALPPGARVDGQPYVRIEDLVADAQGLLARLTEAVESATQLIQDEEVRTGIEQVIVELGQTAHDMGELARALRSMAAETRPQVQAVLANVEAVTDDLHATSSALSRTAEETEIPAEMEAAARRLRIVTERIDDIAAQFQEMARDPEMKELALATVRNLHETSDRIREASEDIQSAVGEARAAAAAVAEASQDVPAITASMREASANIRDASVEIKGLARRTRRDVGAVTGQAAETAREIGEWPPLSIGVGVDGQYLTRDDRWWIDANLDLSARDRLLRIGVADVGESDRLNLQLGQPLGPGRVRYGVVESKAGLAYDWPLAPWFTLSAEAFDPNDLRANVFGYWGLPELEGW from the coding sequence ATGAGGTCCGGCGCTGAGGTGAAGGTAGGCCTGGTGGTCGTGACGGCGCTGGTTGCGTTGGGCGCGATCGTGTATTACTTCATCGGCATGTACGCGCAGCGAGTCGGCTATCCGCTGGAGGTGGAGTTCGAGCGGGCGGAGGTGCGCACGGGCGACAGCGTGGTGATGGCGGGGGTGCCGGTGGGGCGGGTCGAGTCGGTGGGGCTGACGGAGAACAACCGGGCGCTGGTGCGCCTGCGCATCCGGCCCGGCGTGACGGTCCGGGAGGGGTACGGCGTCCACATCGTACCGGGGGCGATCCTGGGGGAGAAGTTCCTGGAGATCAGGCCGGGGCCGCCGGAGCGCGCAGGGGCGGCGCTCCCGCCCGGTGCAAGAGTGGATGGACAGCCGTACGTGCGGATTGAGGATCTGGTGGCGGATGCACAGGGGCTGCTGGCGCGGCTGACCGAGGCCGTGGAGTCGGCGACGCAGTTGATTCAGGACGAGGAGGTGCGCACGGGGATCGAGCAGGTCATTGTCGAACTCGGGCAGACGGCTCATGACATGGGGGAACTGGCGCGCGCGCTGAGGTCCATGGCGGCGGAGACGCGGCCGCAGGTGCAAGCGGTGCTGGCAAACGTCGAGGCCGTGACGGATGATCTGCATGCGACCTCCAGTGCGCTGTCACGCACCGCGGAGGAGACGGAGATACCGGCGGAGATGGAGGCGGCGGCGCGGCGGCTGCGCATTGTGACGGAGCGGATAGATGACATCGCGGCACAGTTCCAGGAGATGGCGCGCGACCCGGAGATGAAGGAACTGGCCCTGGCGACGGTGCGGAATTTGCACGAGACGTCGGACCGCATCCGCGAGGCAAGCGAGGATATACAAAGCGCGGTGGGCGAGGCGCGCGCGGCCGCTGCAGCGGTCGCCGAAGCGTCGCAGGACGTGCCGGCCATCACCGCGAGCATGCGCGAGGCATCGGCGAACATCCGCGACGCGTCGGTAGAAATCAAGGGCCTCGCGCGCCGGACGCGCAGGGATGTCGGCGCCGTCACGGGCCAAGCGGCGGAGACGGCGCGGGAGATCGGCGAATGGCCGCCGCTGAGCATCGGGGTCGGTGTGGACGGACAATACCTGACGCGCGATGACCGCTGGTGGATAGATGCGAATCTCGACCTCAGCGCGCGCGACCGACTGCTGCGCATCGGCGTGGCGGACGTGGGGGAGAGCGATCGGTTGAACCTACAGCTGGGGCAGCCGCTCGGGCCGGGGCGAGTTCGCTATGGTGTTGTGGAATCGAAGGCGGGACTGGCGTATGATTGGCCGTTGGCGCCGTGGTTCACTCTGAGCGCGGAAGCGTTTGACCCCAATGACCTGCGGGCGAACGTATTCGGCTACTGGGGGCTGCCGGAGCTGGAGGGGTGG
- a CDS encoding aldo/keto reductase, with protein MPVLRKLGSTGLRVTPFTMGGIGAQTNVLKAGLARGINFIHCAQGYGTLDRVADAIAGRRDKLILGLKYERAGRADWEYLDRSLEALRADHVDILFFPLNSPDAARDRQHLEFFRQVKQRNKARFIGITTHSNVAPTMQAAVEAGFWQVLMPSYVPSPEARAALRPVLDQAEKKKLGVVAMKTMAGIQPNAVTQMQTALKQVLADTSVSTLVKGMLTFELLEAFLAAAASVPTKVEKAELEQHLASCRGESCVLCGDCPSCPRGISVFDVMRTFAYYYAQAGAPQFARAEYRAIPAAASGKLCDDCGACTAKCPYGVDIARHVRAAHLVLA; from the coding sequence GTGCCTGTGCTGCGTAAGCTGGGGAGCACCGGGCTGAGGGTCACGCCTTTCACCATGGGCGGAATCGGTGCCCAGACCAACGTGCTGAAGGCGGGACTCGCTCGGGGCATCAACTTCATCCACTGTGCACAAGGCTACGGGACGCTCGATCGCGTCGCGGACGCTATCGCTGGGCGGCGGGACAAGCTCATTCTGGGCCTGAAGTACGAGCGTGCAGGGCGCGCCGACTGGGAGTACCTCGACCGGTCGCTCGAGGCGCTCAGGGCAGACCACGTTGACATTCTGTTCTTCCCTCTGAACTCGCCTGATGCGGCACGAGACCGCCAGCACCTGGAGTTCTTCCGCCAAGTCAAGCAGCGCAACAAGGCCCGTTTCATCGGCATCACGACGCACAGCAATGTCGCGCCGACCATGCAGGCGGCGGTGGAGGCAGGATTCTGGCAAGTGCTGATGCCGTCCTACGTGCCGTCGCCGGAGGCACGCGCGGCGCTGCGACCGGTCCTGGATCAGGCGGAGAAGAAGAAGCTGGGCGTAGTCGCGATGAAGACGATGGCCGGAATTCAGCCCAATGCGGTGACACAGATGCAGACGGCGCTCAAGCAGGTCCTGGCCGACACGAGCGTGAGCACGCTGGTCAAAGGGATGTTGACATTCGAACTCTTGGAGGCGTTCCTGGCAGCGGCGGCAAGCGTGCCAACCAAGGTTGAGAAGGCCGAGCTCGAGCAGCACCTCGCGTCGTGCCGCGGCGAGAGCTGCGTACTGTGTGGGGACTGCCCATCGTGCCCGCGCGGCATCAGTGTGTTCGACGTCATGCGCACCTTCGCTTATTACTATGCGCAGGCCGGAGCGCCGCAGTTCGCGCGCGCCGAGTATCGCGCCATACCGGCAGCAGCATCGGGCAAGCTGTGTGATGACTGTGGTGCTTGCACTGCGAAATGCCCTTACGGCGTGGACATCGCCAGACATGTCCGCGCGGCCCATCTCGTACTCGCGTGA
- a CDS encoding HyaD/HybD family hydrogenase maturation endopeptidase: protein MEEEPGHGESHARRPVLVLGIGNILLRDEGIGVRVVETLQTMELPSTVETLDGATAGIDLLDALADRRKVIVIDAVHADGPPGTVLRFSPDQIGPQQHVALSLHQVGFLEALRATRVIGCPPEQVVIFGIRPKTVEYGLQLSEQISEAIPKLIELVMSELET, encoded by the coding sequence TTGGAAGAAGAACCAGGCCACGGCGAATCTCACGCGCGCCGTCCGGTGCTTGTATTGGGCATCGGCAATATTCTCCTGCGCGACGAAGGCATCGGTGTGCGCGTCGTCGAGACGCTACAGACCATGGAATTGCCCAGCACGGTCGAAACCCTTGACGGCGCGACTGCTGGCATCGACCTTCTCGACGCCTTGGCCGACCGTCGGAAGGTCATTGTCATCGATGCTGTGCACGCTGACGGACCGCCGGGGACGGTGTTGCGGTTCTCGCCCGATCAGATTGGGCCTCAGCAGCACGTAGCTCTTTCCTTGCACCAAGTGGGCTTTCTCGAGGCGCTGAGGGCGACGCGGGTCATCGGGTGTCCGCCAGAGCAGGTGGTGATCTTCGGTATCAGGCCAAAGACAGTGGAGTACGGCTTGCAGCTGTCGGAGCAGATCTCTGAAGCGATTCCGAAGCTCATCGAACTGGTGATGTCGGAGCTGGAAACCTGA
- a CDS encoding nickel-dependent hydrogenase large subunit, giving the protein GNLLAYGVFDLDAAGESKLLARGRYTEGAVSSDVEAGQITEYVAHSWYTEASGGLNPSVGVTEPLAAKPGAYSWLKSPRYLDKVHEVGPLARMWVNGDYRNGISVIDRVAARALEAQKVANAMEGWLGELVPGEPVYAESPVPNMATGIGLTEAPRGALGHWIAVDDAKISRYQVVSPTNWNASPRDDAGQMGPIEQALLGTPVADSNQPIELLRVVHSFDPCLACSVHMVRAGGDAKRFAVTS; this is encoded by the coding sequence GTGGCAATCTGCTTGCCTACGGCGTCTTCGACCTCGATGCAGCCGGGGAGTCAAAGCTCTTGGCTCGAGGGAGGTATACCGAAGGTGCCGTCTCGTCCGATGTAGAGGCCGGTCAGATCACCGAATACGTAGCCCATTCCTGGTACACGGAGGCAAGCGGCGGACTGAACCCCAGCGTGGGTGTCACGGAGCCCCTCGCAGCGAAGCCGGGAGCTTACTCTTGGCTCAAGTCACCGAGATACCTGGACAAGGTCCACGAGGTGGGCCCGTTGGCGAGGATGTGGGTCAACGGCGACTATCGCAATGGCATCTCGGTGATAGACAGGGTTGCAGCCCGCGCTCTCGAAGCCCAGAAGGTCGCCAACGCTATGGAGGGCTGGCTGGGTGAACTCGTGCCAGGAGAGCCGGTCTACGCAGAGAGCCCCGTCCCCAACATGGCGACGGGGATAGGCCTTACCGAGGCGCCGCGCGGGGCCCTGGGACACTGGATCGCGGTGGACGACGCCAAGATCTCGCGCTATCAGGTGGTCTCGCCCACGAACTGGAACGCCTCACCTCGGGATGACGCGGGCCAGATGGGCCCCATTGAGCAGGCTTTGCTCGGCACCCCCGTGGCCGACTCGAATCAGCCCATCGAGCTGCTGCGGGTCGTGCATTCCTTTGACCCCTGCCTTGCCTGCTCCGTGCACATGGTAAGAGCGGGGGGTGACGCAAAGCGATTCGCAGTGACCTCCTAG
- a CDS encoding VCBS repeat-containing protein, protein MRSDCRRYLVALAVTLAATVAPTPGNASPALTGRPQYESNPFVIQTMQPPADERQGGIAVADLDGDGLMDFLYTTPGSVGAYHHDGRRMWLLDVPIRLSGQSESEGLPGLHHPGVQAADIDGDGATEVVFLLADGTVQAVDGGTGNTKLSARPPVFGEVERWESFILCNLRRKGDRDIVLQATNPKGYRVGHYLQAMKLDDLDGEPLWRRDDFGALAHGPARAADLDGDGRDEIIGFTIVRPDGTSPAWRYPPIAKDIVDGASFHIDSLFVYDVRPDVPGLEVVLLEEGRNYIAVLNPDNGVLWHKPGPRRQEPQNAAVGDFDPSRPGLEIWCRSRHNVNQTPWVMDARGKAIAKWKMAEKAPPNWTDAGVEEISVIDWDGSGPRYCAAKERHARGDICIFNPATGDFVRRWSEQADRIMVADVAGDWREEIIVVRGNQIRVYWNPAPNPHAPRERYWTEQHYRRSKTNWNYYSP, encoded by the coding sequence ATGCGAAGCGATTGCCGGCGGTATCTCGTGGCGCTGGCGGTGACCCTCGCGGCGACGGTCGCGCCAACTCCGGGCAACGCGAGCCCGGCATTGACGGGTCGGCCTCAATACGAGTCCAACCCGTTCGTCATTCAGACCATGCAGCCGCCCGCTGACGAGCGACAGGGCGGGATCGCCGTCGCCGATCTCGACGGCGACGGCTTGATGGACTTCCTCTACACGACACCGGGCAGCGTCGGCGCGTACCACCACGACGGCCGCAGGATGTGGCTCCTCGACGTGCCGATTCGGTTGAGCGGGCAATCCGAGAGCGAAGGGCTGCCCGGGCTGCACCACCCGGGCGTCCAGGCGGCGGACATTGACGGAGACGGGGCGACGGAAGTCGTCTTCCTGCTCGCCGACGGTACCGTACAGGCGGTTGACGGGGGCACCGGCAACACGAAGCTCTCGGCCCGTCCGCCGGTGTTCGGTGAGGTCGAGCGCTGGGAGTCCTTCATCCTGTGCAACCTGCGCCGCAAGGGCGACCGGGACATTGTGCTGCAGGCGACGAATCCGAAGGGGTATCGCGTCGGCCACTACCTCCAAGCGATGAAATTGGATGACTTGGATGGCGAGCCGCTGTGGCGACGGGACGACTTCGGCGCGCTGGCTCACGGTCCCGCTCGCGCCGCCGACCTGGACGGCGACGGTCGCGACGAAATTATCGGGTTCACCATCGTCCGTCCGGACGGCACCAGCCCCGCATGGCGCTACCCTCCGATCGCGAAAGACATCGTGGACGGAGCGTCTTTCCACATTGATTCGCTATTCGTTTACGACGTACGACCTGATGTCCCCGGTCTTGAGGTCGTTCTCCTGGAGGAGGGGCGCAACTACATCGCGGTTCTCAATCCGGACAATGGAGTGCTGTGGCACAAACCGGGGCCGCGACGTCAAGAGCCGCAGAATGCAGCAGTCGGCGATTTCGATCCGAGCCGGCCGGGACTCGAGATCTGGTGTCGTTCGCGCCATAACGTCAATCAGACGCCCTGGGTTATGGACGCCAGGGGCAAGGCCATCGCTAAGTGGAAAATGGCGGAAAAGGCGCCGCCGAACTGGACCGACGCCGGGGTAGAGGAGATCTCGGTGATTGACTGGGATGGCTCCGGGCCGCGTTACTGCGCAGCGAAGGAGCGCCACGCCCGCGGGGACATCTGCATCTTCAATCCGGCGACGGGCGATTTCGTGCGACGCTGGTCTGAGCAAGCCGACCGCATCATGGTCGCCGATGTCGCAGGCGATTGGCGCGAGGAGATCATCGTCGTCCGCGGCAACCAGATCCGCGTCTACTGGAATCCGGCGCCCAACCCGCACGCGCCGCGCGAACGCTATTGGACGGAGCAGCACTACCGCCGCAGCAAAACCAATTGGAACTATTACTCCCCGTGA
- a CDS encoding hybrid sensor histidine kinase/response regulator, with protein MTRAISILRKSQVPFLGAVTLAALYGVSRYDYLLFHSIGELFSIVVAFSIFVIAWNTRHLHDNAYLLLIGIAYFFVGTLDLLHTLAYKGMGVFPHHDANLSTQLWIAGRGLESLSLLIAPLLLGKKLRTSLVFAAYFAVVALLLLAIFAWGIFPVCYVDAAGGGLTQFKIVAEYVICCILIGGLIALWARRTWFDPMVVRYLAAAVVTTILAELAFTAYVSVYGTFNLVGHLLKIVSFYMVYRAIVQTGLAKPYDLLFRELKQREEQLQAAQQMQEQMTRFLVHDLRSPLTSVLGGIQTLREGSAEEWGETREELFDGAIASASWLLTLTNALLDASRLESGKMPVRLRDVDVGDVINAACQQVSVWAGLCRVGLVSQLAADNMTAVADRELTMRILVNLLSNAIKYSPYESEVTIRVAPTDGNAVAFSVTDRGPGIPRDMTDRVFERFGSIEARDSGIGGTGLGLNFCKLAVEAQGGRIWIDSDIGRGTTVFFTLPASAERP; from the coding sequence ATGACAAGGGCGATATCCATACTGCGCAAGTCGCAGGTTCCCTTCCTCGGCGCCGTCACGCTGGCCGCGCTTTACGGCGTCAGCCGCTACGACTACCTCCTGTTCCACAGCATCGGAGAGCTGTTCAGTATCGTCGTCGCCTTCAGCATCTTCGTCATCGCGTGGAACACTCGCCATCTCCACGATAACGCGTATCTGCTGCTGATTGGCATCGCGTATTTCTTCGTCGGCACGCTTGATCTGCTGCACACTCTCGCCTACAAGGGGATGGGCGTCTTCCCGCATCATGATGCCAATCTGTCCACCCAACTCTGGATTGCCGGTCGCGGCCTGGAGAGCCTATCGCTGCTCATCGCTCCACTGCTTCTCGGGAAGAAGCTCCGGACCTCTCTCGTCTTCGCTGCGTATTTCGCGGTGGTTGCGCTCTTGCTCCTCGCCATCTTCGCGTGGGGCATCTTTCCGGTGTGCTATGTCGATGCGGCCGGGGGCGGCCTGACCCAATTCAAGATCGTCGCCGAGTATGTCATCTGCTGCATCCTGATCGGCGGCCTCATCGCTTTGTGGGCGCGACGGACTTGGTTCGACCCCATGGTCGTGCGATATCTCGCCGCCGCCGTTGTGACGACCATCCTGGCGGAGCTGGCCTTCACGGCTTACGTCAGCGTGTATGGCACGTTCAATCTCGTCGGTCACCTGCTCAAGATCGTATCGTTCTACATGGTTTACCGCGCCATCGTGCAGACTGGCCTTGCGAAACCCTACGATCTCCTGTTCCGGGAGTTGAAGCAACGTGAAGAGCAGTTACAGGCGGCGCAGCAGATGCAGGAGCAGATGACCCGATTCCTGGTGCACGATCTGCGCTCGCCACTGACCAGTGTGCTCGGAGGGATCCAGACTCTGCGCGAAGGCAGCGCGGAAGAGTGGGGAGAGACGCGTGAGGAACTGTTCGACGGCGCGATCGCCTCAGCTTCCTGGCTGTTGACGCTGACCAACGCGCTGCTGGACGCTTCTCGCCTCGAGAGCGGCAAGATGCCGGTACGGCTGCGCGACGTGGACGTCGGGGATGTGATCAATGCGGCGTGCCAGCAAGTATCGGTGTGGGCCGGGCTGTGCCGCGTGGGCCTTGTGTCGCAACTCGCCGCCGACAACATGACCGCCGTCGCAGACCGTGAATTGACGATGCGTATTCTGGTGAACTTGCTGAGCAACGCGATCAAGTACAGCCCGTACGAGTCCGAAGTGACGATTCGAGTCGCGCCAACCGATGGCAATGCCGTGGCCTTCAGCGTCACCGACCGCGGGCCGGGCATCCCCAGGGACATGACCGACAGGGTCTTCGAGCGCTTCGGGAGCATCGAAGCGCGCGACTCGGGAATCGGAGGCACGGGGCTCGGCCTGAATTTCTGCAAGCTCGCGGTGGAGGCGCAAGGCGGCCGCATCTGGATTGACAGCGACATCGGCCGCGGCACGACAGTTTTCTTCACGCTGCCCGCGTCGGCGGAGCGCCCCTGA
- the pyrR gene encoding bifunctional pyr operon transcriptional regulator/uracil phosphoribosyltransferase PyrR: MSNQPPEIMDADDIRRALTRVAHEIIERNRGAENLALVGVLTRGVPLAQRLSELIASIEGINVPVGALDITPYRDDRPDRGPAGDDASDLPFPIDDKRIVLVDEVIYTGRTVRAAMDALMERGRPAAIQLAVLIDRGHRELPVRPDYVGKNVPTSHRERVTVRLRDPDSEERVIIEKRQEGAK, from the coding sequence ATGAGCAACCAGCCACCCGAGATCATGGACGCCGACGATATTCGACGCGCCTTGACCCGCGTCGCGCACGAGATCATCGAGCGCAACCGCGGAGCGGAGAATCTGGCGCTGGTGGGAGTCCTCACGCGCGGCGTGCCCCTGGCGCAGCGCCTAAGCGAACTCATCGCATCCATCGAGGGCATCAACGTCCCGGTAGGCGCGCTCGACATCACCCCGTACCGCGACGACCGCCCCGACCGCGGACCCGCCGGCGACGACGCCAGCGACCTGCCCTTCCCCATAGACGACAAGCGCATCGTCCTGGTGGACGAAGTCATCTATACTGGGCGAACCGTACGCGCGGCTATGGACGCCTTGATGGAGCGCGGGCGGCCGGCTGCCATTCAGCTCGCCGTGCTCATTGACCGCGGCCATCGCGAACTGCCCGTCCGGCCGGATTACGTTGGCAAGAACGTGCCGACTTCTCACCGCGAGCGCGTGACCGTGCGCCTGCGCGACCCCGACAGCGAGGAGCGCGTGATCATCGAGAAGCGGCAGGAGGGGGCGAAGTAG
- the pyrB gene encoding aspartate carbamoyltransferase, with protein sequence MALVGRDLVSVFDLANAEIEAIFALADDMGQYVRAKTDIARGKLMATLFYEPSTRTRLSFEAAMLRLGGDVISCAEVASTSVAKGETIADTVRIIESYADVIVMRHPLEGSARVAADYAAAPVINAGDGAHEHPTQTLLDLYTIRKEKGRIEGVWVALVGDLKHARTAHSLAYGLARFGARIACVAPQGLELPREISDRMRERYNAPTHEYGSLDELVADPDLVRSRKASDPDEQLALTSNAISLFDALYVTRVQRERFATPEEFAAASSSYSITADMLSRARPDALVMHPLPRVDELDYDIDADPRAAYFRQAAYGVPVRMALVAAMLGLADLKIPAADEPERRAPRKTPAPGIKCSNPRCVTTEERHLQPLFEPVGATGRKLRCAYCERITKVPQGESA encoded by the coding sequence ATGGCACTCGTTGGTCGCGATCTGGTTTCGGTGTTCGATCTGGCTAATGCGGAGATCGAAGCGATCTTCGCCCTCGCCGACGACATGGGTCAGTATGTGCGCGCCAAGACAGATATCGCGCGCGGCAAGCTCATGGCCACGCTCTTCTACGAGCCGAGCACGCGCACCAGACTGTCCTTCGAAGCCGCCATGCTGCGCCTGGGGGGCGACGTCATCAGCTGCGCGGAAGTCGCTTCGACCTCCGTGGCCAAGGGCGAGACCATTGCCGACACGGTGCGCATCATCGAAAGCTACGCCGACGTCATCGTCATGCGCCATCCCCTGGAGGGCTCGGCGCGAGTGGCCGCAGATTACGCTGCGGCGCCCGTCATCAATGCCGGCGACGGGGCTCACGAGCACCCGACGCAGACGCTGCTCGACCTCTACACGATCCGCAAGGAGAAGGGCCGCATCGAAGGCGTGTGGGTGGCGCTCGTCGGCGACCTCAAGCACGCCCGCACCGCCCATTCCCTCGCCTACGGCCTGGCGCGCTTCGGGGCGCGGATCGCCTGCGTTGCGCCGCAAGGCCTCGAGCTGCCGCGCGAGATCAGCGACCGCATGCGCGAACGCTACAATGCCCCCACGCACGAATACGGCAGCCTCGACGAATTGGTGGCCGATCCGGACCTGGTGCGGTCACGCAAGGCCTCGGATCCCGATGAGCAATTGGCGCTTACCTCCAACGCGATTTCGCTGTTCGACGCGCTCTATGTGACGCGCGTCCAACGCGAGCGCTTCGCAACGCCCGAGGAGTTCGCGGCTGCGTCAAGCTCGTACAGCATTACGGCCGACATGCTGAGCCGGGCGCGCCCGGACGCCCTGGTCATGCATCCGCTGCCGCGCGTGGATGAACTGGACTACGACATTGACGCCGACCCCCGGGCCGCGTACTTCCGTCAGGCCGCGTACGGCGTGCCGGTGCGCATGGCGCTCGTGGCGGCGATGCTCGGCCTCGCCGATCTCAAGATCCCGGCGGCCGACGAGCCGGAGCGCCGTGCGCCAAGGAAGACGCCCGCGCCCGGGATTAAGTGCTCCAACCCGCGGTGTGTCACGACCGAGGAGCGCCATCTGCAGCCGCTGTTTGAGCCGGTCGGCGCAACCGGCAGAAAGCTGCGCTGCGCGTACTGCGAGCGGATCACCAAAGTCCCGCAGGGGGAGAGCGCTTGA
- a CDS encoding dihydroorotase, with product MSYLIRGGTLVDPATGRSTRGDLLIVGDRITAVGRAVPAGEAEVVDAKGLAVCPGLIDMHVHLREPGFEDKETIASGTAAAAAGGFSTVCAEPNTAPPIDSPELIADAMSRAECAALVRVHSKACLTKTQRGEEPTAAKALKSAGAIALSDDGEPVLDDSVMAACLRGAAAARMLVTTHCEESPASRGVKPWIVPYAAEPRLVGRDLGLLGDIPARLHFSHLSTAESVAAVTKARDSGLKVTAEATPHHCLLSSEQIPDSEANFKVNPPLRSSDDAAAIGTAVALGEIDVIASDHAPHTPAEKARGWDDAPFGVIGLETTLAVMLTSFYHPQLMSLVDLLAKMTWNPARILRLKSGKLSVGAPADVALIDLDREWVIDPREFKSKARNCPFAGWRVKGRAVGLFVGGSLVMKDGEMLGAAVGERT from the coding sequence TTGAGTTATCTCATCCGCGGCGGCACACTGGTTGATCCTGCGACAGGACGCAGCACGCGCGGAGATCTCCTCATCGTCGGGGATAGGATAACCGCCGTGGGACGTGCGGTGCCCGCCGGCGAGGCCGAAGTCGTGGACGCGAAGGGCCTTGCGGTCTGCCCCGGCCTCATAGACATGCACGTCCATCTCCGCGAGCCGGGCTTCGAGGACAAGGAGACGATCGCCTCAGGCACGGCGGCCGCGGCGGCAGGCGGGTTCTCCACCGTCTGCGCCGAGCCCAACACGGCTCCGCCGATTGACTCCCCGGAACTCATTGCGGATGCGATGTCGCGGGCGGAGTGCGCGGCGCTCGTACGCGTTCATTCCAAGGCGTGCCTCACGAAGACACAGCGCGGCGAGGAACCTACCGCAGCGAAAGCGCTCAAATCCGCAGGCGCGATTGCCCTAAGCGACGACGGCGAGCCGGTGCTGGACGACAGCGTGATGGCGGCATGCTTGCGCGGGGCAGCAGCAGCTCGCATGCTGGTCACCACGCATTGCGAGGAATCGCCTGCCTCGCGCGGAGTCAAGCCGTGGATCGTACCCTATGCGGCCGAGCCGCGTCTCGTCGGACGCGACCTCGGTCTCCTCGGCGACATCCCCGCCCGGCTGCACTTCTCGCATCTGAGCACGGCGGAGTCGGTCGCGGCGGTCACGAAAGCGCGAGACAGCGGACTCAAAGTCACGGCGGAAGCGACGCCTCACCACTGCTTGCTGAGCAGCGAGCAGATCCCCGACAGCGAGGCGAACTTCAAGGTCAATCCGCCGCTGCGGTCGTCAGACGACGCGGCGGCAATCGGCACTGCGGTCGCGTTGGGTGAGATTGACGTCATCGCCAGCGATCATGCGCCGCACACGCCCGCTGAGAAGGCGCGGGGCTGGGATGACGCGCCCTTCGGCGTCATCGGCTTGGAGACGACGCTCGCGGTCATGCTCACTTCGTTCTACCATCCGCAGCTGATGTCGCTGGTGGACCTGCTCGCGAAGATGACGTGGAATCCCGCGCGAATCCTGCGGTTGAAGTCGGGCAAGCTGTCCGTCGGTGCGCCGGCGGATGTGGCACTGATAGACCTCGACCGCGAGTGGGTCATTGACCCGCGCGAGTTCAAATCGAAGGCGCGCAATTGCCCGTTCGCCGGCTGGCGCGTGAAGGGGCGAGCGGTCGGGCTCTTCGTCGGAGGAAGTCTGGTGATGAAGGACGGTGAGATGCTCGGCGCCGCCGTCGGTGAGAGAACATGA